In Tachysurus vachellii isolate PV-2020 chromosome 1, HZAU_Pvac_v1, whole genome shotgun sequence, a genomic segment contains:
- the chrna7a gene encoding neuronal acetylcholine receptor subunit alpha-7a, which yields MGICGFALCLVITTCLWRASIQGEQQRRLYRDLMKDYNPLERPVFNDTQSLTVNFSFSLMQIMDVDEKNQVLTTNIWLQLYWFDHYLKWNVSEYPGVTSVRFPDSQIWKPDILLYNSADERFDATFHTNVLVSSNGACQYLPPGIFKSTCHIDVRWFPFDVQRCDLKFGSWTYGGWSLDLQMIEADITGYIANGEWDLVEVPGRRNERFYDCCKEPYPDVTFTVVMRRRTLYYGLNLLIPCVLISTLALLVFLLPADSGEKISLGITVLLSLTVFMLLVAEIMPATSDSVPLIAQYFATTMVIVGLSVIATVWVLQYHYHDPDGGQMPRWTRVVLVNWCAWFLRMKRPGEKRVCSACHDKRPRSSVSSVEPTNGNILYMGLRGMESLPCATSPDSGVVCARLMGASEEAPSVSSGQGDTELSKILDEVRYITKRFHDQDEEESLCSEWKFAASVIDRLCLMAFSMFTVLCTIGILMSAPNFIEAISKDFFT from the exons ATGGGAATTTGTGGCTTTGCGCTTTGTTTGGTAATCACTACATGTCTGTGGAGGG CGTCCATTCAAGGAGAGCAGCAAAGGAGGCTGTATCGAGACCTCATGAAAGACTACAACCCTTTAGAGAGACCTGTGTTTAAcgacactcagtcactcacagtAAACTTCAGCTTCAGCTTGATGCAGATCATGGATGTG GATGAGAAGAATCAAGTTCTCACAACAAACATATGGCTGCAGCTG TACTGGTTTGATCATTACCTTAAATGGAACGTCTCGGAATATCCCGGCGTGACGAGCGTCCGATTTCCCGATAGCCAGATTTGGAAACCTGACATTTTGCTATATAACAG TGCTGACGAGCGATTCGATGCCACCTTTCACACCAACGTGCTAGTCAGCTCCAACGGCGCTTGCCAATACTTACCACCAG GTATCTTTAAGAGCACGTGCCACATCGACGTGCGGTGGTTTCCCTTCGATGTCCAGCGGTGCGACTTGAAGTTTGGCTCTTGGACATACGGCGGCTGGTCTCTGGACCTGCAAATGATTGAGGCTGACATCACAGGCTATATAGCTAACGGAGAATGGGATCTAGTAG AGGTACCAGGTCGCAGGAACGAAAGATTCTACGACTGCTGTAAAGAACCGTACCCGGATGTGACATTTACGGTGGTGATGCGCAGACGGACTCTGTACTACGGTCTAAACCTGCTCATCCCATGTGTCCTTATCTCTACACTGGCTCTGCTCGTCTTCCTCCTGCCTGCGGATTCGGGCGAGAAAATCTCCCTCG GAATCACAGTTTTGCTCTCACTGACTGTCTTCATGCTGCTGGTGGCTGAAATCATGCCTGCGACATCCGACTCTGTGCCTTTAATCG CCCAGTATTTTGCCACTACCATGGTTATTGTCGGGTTGTCGGTAATAGCCACAGTTTGGGTCCTACAGTACCACTACCATGATCCCGATGGAGGACAAATGCCAAGATGG ACACGTGTGGTGCTGGTGAACTGGTGCGCCTGGTTCTTGCGGATGAAAAGGCCGGGCGAGAAGCGAGTGTGCTCAGCATGCCACGACAAGCGTCCACGCAGCAGCGTCTCCAGTGTGGAACCGACCAACGGAAACATTCTCTACATGGGCCTGCGTGGTATGGAAAGCCTGCCTTGTGCCACGTCACCCGACTCTGGGGTGGTGTGCGCACGCCTCATGGGTGCATCCGAAGAAGCTCCGTCAGTGAGCAGCGGTCAGGGAGACACAGAGCTGTCCAAGATCCTGGACGAGGTGCGTTACATTACTAAGAGATTCCATGACCAGGATGAAGAGGAGTCTTTGTGCAGCGAGTGGAAGTTTGCCGCCTCAGTTATCGACCGCTTATGTCTCATGGCCTTTTCCATGTTCACCGTCCTCTGCACCATCGGCATCCTCATGTCAGCCCCGAATTTCATCGAAGCCATTTCCAAAGACTTCTTCacttaa